A DNA window from Aspergillus nidulans FGSC A4 chromosome V contains the following coding sequences:
- a CDS encoding uncharacterized protein (transcript_id=CADANIAT00002831), with protein sequence MIHYDAIGSGNTIMKNPFWRDELASKTDILCFDTGAAGLKDQFPCLVKRGISDHADSHSTDEWRGLEAEIEICEVLDWHTNDDYSVQQNDNLEPREPGTGGWFLQTLEFEDWVESPGKLLFYPSIAGAGKTTIASIVVDYPQEEYENDPNCSVAYIYFNHMRLEKQTIRHLLATLLRQLSENATHLHSLIRYLYQKHRKERKRPSVNALVQGLDESAGLQSRQFIVVDALDE encoded by the exons ATGATCCACTACGATGCCATTGGCTCAGGCAACACTATAATGAAGAACCCTTTCTGGCGAGATGAGCTTGCGAGCAAGACGGACATACTATGTTTCGATACGGGAGCTGCTGGGTTGAAGGACCAATTTCCCTGTCTGGTTAAACGTGGTATATCCGACCATGCGGATTCGCACAGCACCGACGAGTGGCGGGG ACTTGAAGCGGAGATAGAAATCTGTGAGGTGTTGGATTGGCATACGAATGACGACTACAGCGTGCAGCAGAATGATAATTTGGAACCGCGCGAGCCTGGGACTGGCGGATGGTTCCTCCAAACACTGGAGTTTGAGGACTGGGTGGAGAGTCCTGGCAAACTCTTATTCTATCCTAGTATCGCCGGTGCAGGGAAGACTACCATTGCATCTATTGTTGTCGATTACCCCCAAGAAGAGTACGAGAACGATCCAAACTGCAGCGTCGCCTATATTTATTTCAATCATATGCGCCTTGAAAAGCAGACAATACGACATCTGCTCGCCACACTGCTGAGACAGCTATCTGAAAACGCAACACACCTACACAGTTTAATCAGATATCTATACCAGAAGCAtaggaaggaaaggaaaaggccgTCAGTTAATGCTCTAGTGCAAGGCTTGGACGAGTCAGCTGGCCTGCAATCGCGACAGTTCATTGTCGTTGACGCACTGGATGAGTGA
- a CDS encoding uncharacterized protein (transcript_id=CADANIAT00002832), whose product MPVRARLRAAFQRRATDDSTAEVPVAATTADKPEVSPEAGRGAEDAVANPQDEIPTEDAQRGVHEVEAVTLTWSKASLIAVFINIWCLYFVNAFQSSIISNLLPYVTSDFESHSLLTTIYVVGDCFSAAVFIPLSKILDIWGRAEGFLFMTILATLGMVIMAACHNLATFCAAYVFYTIGFSGMTYCIDVITADSSKLKNRALAYAFTSSPYIITAFAGPKASEDFYALYGWRWGFGVFSIVFPITAAPLYVLFKLNLKKAKNRGVLARESSGRTFLQSVWHYIIEFDAFGMFVFSAGLVIFFLPFDIADSAPNGWGTGYIIAMIVVGVVMLGIFILHEVYIAPVPMLKFSFLWNRTVVGACLLDATYQISYYCWANYFTSFLQIVNNLTLAESGYVSNTFDVVSGVLLFGVGFLIRKTGRFKWLLYIAVPLYIFAQGLMIYFRRPNQTVGYLVMCQIFISIGGSIFIIIEQLAILAAVDHQHIATVLAILNVVGTIGGAMGNTISGSIWTNTFRKALIRYLPESAMPDLDMIYEDLATQKSYAVGTPTRLAIQKAYGYAQTRMLAAGVGIMSLCFVWTIMIRNINVGKIAQVKGQTAASKPILTTAAFVLRLHNDNTAALAVKRKLLFHTSQNLTMTIASCCADQHSTIAIPIFHINSVPIKEQRSNCSITSSTASICVSDSVSCHGFRNAERRRKMQACDFAR is encoded by the exons ATGCCAGTCAGGGCCAGGCTTCGCGCGGCGTTCCAGCGCCGCGCCACAGACGACTCAACCGCTGAGGTTCCCGTCGCCGCGACCACTGCAGACAAGCCCGAAGTCTCTCCTGAAGCCGGTAggggtgctgaagatgctGTCGCAAATCCCCAGGATGAGATTCCGACCGAGGACGCGCAGCGTGGTGTGCACGAGGTCGAGGCTGTCACCCTGACCTGGAGCAAGGCGTCGCTGATTGCCGTTTTCATCAA TATCTGGTGCCTCTACTTCGTCAACgccttccagtcctccaTCATCAGTAACCTGCTTCCCTACGTGACTTCCGACTTTGAATCGCACTCGCTTCTGACGACCATCTACGTCGTCGGCGACTGCTTTTCGGCAGCAGTCTTCATCCCGCTGTCCAAGATCCTAGATATCTGGGGTCGCGCCGAGGGGTTCCTGTTCATGACCATCCTCGCGACGCTGGGCATGGTCATCATGGCCGCTTGCCATAACCTGGCGACTTTCTGCGCCGCTTAT GTCTTCTATACAATCGGATTCAGCGGCATGACCTACTGTATTGATGTCATCACCGCCGACTCCTCCAAGCTCAAGAACCGAGCCCTCGCCTACGCGTTTACGTCGTCCCCCTACATCATCACTGCTTTCGCAGGCCCGAAGGCCTCCGAGGACTTCTATGCGCTGTACGGATGGCGCTGGGGTTTCGGTGTCTTCAGTATCGTGTTCCCCATCACCGCGGCGCCGCTGTACGTCCTCTTCAAGTTGAAtttgaagaaagccaagaacCGCGGCGTTCTTGCTAGGGAGTCCAGCGGGCGCACCTTCCTGCAGAGTGTCTGGCATTATATTATTGAGTTTGACG CCTTCGGCATGtttgtcttctctgccgGTCtggtcatcttcttcctccccttcgATATCGCCGACAGCGCCCCCAACGGCTGGGGAACTGGGTACATCATCGCGATGATCGTCGTGGGCGTTGTTATGCTGggcatcttcatcctgcacGAGGTCTATATTGCTCCTGTGcccatgctcaaattcaGCTTCCTGTGGAACCGCACCGTCGTCGGCGCCTGCTTGCTCGACGCCACCTACCAGATCTCCTACTATTGCTGGGCCAACTACTTCACCTCTTTCCTTCAGATCGTGAATAACCTGACACTCGCTGAATCTGGATACGTCAGCAACACGTTCGACGTCGTCTCGGGCGTCCTTCTCTTCGGCGTCGGGTTCCTGATCCGCAAGACAGGCCGCTTCAAGTGGCTTCTTTACATTGCTGTCCCGCTGTACATCTTCGCCCAGGGCCTGATGATCTACTTCCGCCGTCCGAACCAGACTGTTGGTTACTTGGTGATGTGCCAGATCTTCATCTCTATCGGCGGgtcgatcttcatcatcatcgagcaGCTGGCTATCCTGGCCGCCGTGGACCACCAGCACATTGCGACGGTCCTGGCAATCTTGAATGTGGTCGGCACTATCGGGGGCGCCATGGGCAACACTATCTCCGGCAGCATCTGGACAAATACATTCCGCAAGGCGCTTATTCGGTACTTGCCCGAGTCAGCGATGCCTGATCTCGATATGATCTATGAAGACTTGGCTACCCAGAAGAGCTATGCCGTCGGGACTCCCACTAGGCTTGCTATTCAGAAGGCGTATGGGTATGCTCAGACGAGGATGCTGGCCGCTGGTGTGGGTATCATGTCTCTGTGCTTCGTCTGGACCATCATGATTCGGAACATCAATGTCGGCAAGATTGCGCAGGTCAAGG GACAGACGGCCGCCTCAAAGCCTATCTTAACCACCGCAGCTTTCGTTCTCCGCCTACACAACGACAATACTGCCGCTCTCGCTGTCAAACGTAAGCTTCTGTTCCACACCTCTCAAAATCTCACAATGACCATCGCTAGCTGTTGCGCGGACCAGCATTCTACCATCGCGATCCCCATCTTCCACATCAACTCCGTCCCCATCAAGGAACAGCGAAGCAACTGCTCCATAACATCCTCCACAGCTAGCATTTGCGTGTCTGACAGC GTATCTTGCCACGGATTCCGTAACGCCGAACGGCGCCGCAAGATGCAGGCCTGCGACTTCGCCAGGTAG